The Henckelia pumila isolate YLH828 unplaced genomic scaffold, ASM3356847v2 CTG_461:::fragment_3, whole genome shotgun sequence genome window below encodes:
- the LOC140871722 gene encoding uncharacterized calcium-binding protein At1g02270-like, giving the protein MGRKSKKIGRGRVSRIGSYAIASSITDPTCVSCTTFNILAPIYKRLNQDDPSYRESDVKDYWLNRNQKILDRLLYERSSIICLQEFWIGNEELVSIYDKRLGDAGYINFKLARTNNRGDGLLTAVHKDCFRIIDHRELLFNDFGDRVAQLLHVKLIAPIYPCRNNNVHQEILIVNTHLLFPHDSSLCLERLRQVYKILQYVESYQKENKLNPLPILLCGDWNGSKRGHVYKFLRSQGFVSSYDAAHQYTDADAQKWVSHRNHRGNICGVDFIWLLNPNGYRKLLKTSWSEAVFGMFKYQLRRASLTEDNAFAFLKADSHGDYITYSGFCEALRQLNLIGHCNGLSAEELKELWVQADIDGNGVLDYNEFKRRIWNSSYSKQRDDEFWDDVVNGTEQTTGFSIKNAVLFPTEVEKGTWPEDYSLSDHARLTVVFSPMRMPCSRLTT; this is encoded by the exons ATGGGGAGAAAAAGCAAGAAGATTGGCCGGGGGAGGGTATCAAGAATCGGGAGTTACGCCATAGCTTCATCGATTACGGACCCAACATGTGTTTCTTGCACAACTTTTAATATTCTTGCCCCGATTTACAAAAGACTCAATCAAGAT GATCCAAGCTACAGGGAAAGCGATGTTAAAGATTATTGGCTGAACAgaaaccaaaagattttggaTCGGTTGTTGTATGAAAGATCTTCCATCATCTGTCTTCAG GAATTCTGGATTGGGAATGAAGAACTCGTCAGTATTTATGACAAGAGGCTTGGGGATGCTGGTTACATCAATTTCAAGCTTGCGCGAACTAATAATCGTGGAGATG GTCTTTTAACCGCTGTGCACAAGGACTGCTTCAGGATCATCGACCACAGGGAGTTACTTTTCAATGATTTCGGCGATCGAGTAGCTCAGCTACTGCATGTCAAGTTGATTGCCCCTATTTATCCATGTCGAAACAATAACGTCCATCAAGAAATTCTTATAGTGAATACCCATTTATTGTTTCCACATGATTCAAGTTTATGCTTAGAGAGATTGCGTCAG GTCTATAAGATATTGCAATATGTGGAATCATATCAAAAGGAAAACAAACTCAATCCCTTGCCTATTCTTCTGTGTGG TGACTGGAATGGAAGCAAGAGAGGTCATGTTTACAAGTTTCTTCGATCTCAGGGATTTGTTTCATCGTATGATGCTGCTCATCAGTATACAGATGCAGATGCGCAGAAG TGGGTGAGCCACCGCAATCATCGTGGGAACATCTGCGGTGTAGATTTCATATGGCTTCTTAATCCTAATGGATACAGGAAATTACTTAAAACAAGTTGGAGTGAAGCCGTGTTTGGAATGTTCAAG TATCAACTCAGACGAGCTTCGCTGACAGAGGACAATGCATTTGCTTTCCTAAAAGCTGATAGCCATGGTGATTACATCACCTACTCGGGCTTCTGTGAAGCGTTACGGCAG CTTAATTTGATTGGCCATTGTAATGGATTAAGTGCTgaagagttgaaagaattgtGGGTTCAAGCAGACATTGATGGAAATGGTGTTCTCGACTATAATGAGTTTAAG CGCCGAATTTGGAACTCCTCATATTCGAAGCAAAGAGACGATGAGTTCTGGGATGATGTTGTCAATGGCACCGAGCAAACAACGGGTTTCAGTATCAAGAATGCAGTTCTCTTCCCCACAGAAGTGGAGAAAGGCACGTGGCCCGAAGACTACTCTCTTTCGGATCATGCTAGACTCACTGTTGTATTCTCACCGATGAGAATGCCATGCTCTCGACTGACAACATGA
- the LOC140871557 gene encoding NAC domain-containing protein 62-like has protein sequence MAVIPVNALPVGYRFRPTDEELIDHYLRLKINRQDKDVRAIREIDVCKWEPWDLPDLSALESTDNEWFFFCPKDRKYQNGQRLNRATQKGYWKATGKDRNITTRKGVKIGMKKTLVFYTGRAPDGKRTNWVIHEYRATEKSLDGTHPGQSPFVLSRLFKKIDFKQDEITESSNSDEVDGIASSPSVVNPPSVEDDQSETLTAVHHGSTKAQDSSVESFPTLNSCKDMEENPVPIDQQEDVLIAGKMEYDISGTASPPHNPELEKLLENLCSSPVQGAPEWKIFSPLHSQLQAELGNPFFYSGYNNDINNQNNTHFQYGTNADDMMDDFLNSILIDPVEQNSGGLYGVPSVESPKYINMLTLDKDCISSSESEAEVASLCQKYPSVPEGELFEDKNKLESPSQSEVTSKVADVDASHLHVNPAVGNETTLGTGIKIRARQPLQQRSAQHYEAHGTAPWRIRLQMNHQVGSVQCNLPKISSEDDIHEGSPQLPEGDKATNVQKIVEESLTCDESNKNSSSQHASALDSPENDLEDTASSSSKYTTSPSVISSLYMQKVLVAFSLTALVLGIFGYFKFGMGTK, from the exons ATGGCTGTGATCCCCGTAAACGCGTTACCGGTGGGTTATAGATTTCGCCCGACCGACGAGGAGCTGATCGATCACTATTTGAGGCTTAAGATCAACAGGCAAGATAAAGATGTCCGTGCCATACGTGAAATTGATGTTTGTAAATGGGAGCCCTGGGATTTACCTG ATTTGTCAGCCTTAGAATCGACTGACAACGAATGGTTCTTCTTCTGCCCCAAGGATCGGAAGTATCAAAATGGGCAGAGATTGAATCGTGCAACGCAGAAAGGTTACTGGAAAGCTACTGGTAAAGATCGAAATATCACCACCAGGAAGGGTGTGAAAATTGGGATgaaaaaaaccctagttttttaCACCGGCCGTGCTCCGGATGGCAAGAGAACTAACTGGGTCATACATGAGTATCGTGCGACTGAAAAATCGTTGGATGGCACTCATCCCGGTCAG AGTCCATTTGTGCTGTCTCGTCTATTCAAAAAGATTGATTTTAAACAAGATGAAATCACCGAGAGTTCGAATTCTGACGAAGTTGATGGGATTGCATCATCTCCCAGCGTAGTTAATCCCCCCTCTGTTGAAGATGACCAATCAGAAACGCTTACTGCAGTGCaccatggatctacaaaagcACAGGATTCAAGTGTTGAAAGCTTTCCGACTTTGAATTCTTGCAAAGATATGGAGGAAAATCCAGTTCCCATTGATCAGCAAGAAGATGTTCTCATTGCTGGCAAAATGGAATACGATATTTCAGGAACTGCATCTCCTCCA CATAACCCAGAACTGGAAAAGTTACTGGAAAATTTGTGCTCCTCCCCAGTGCAAGGGGCACCCGAATGGAAAATCTTCTCTCCATTACATTCGCAGCTGCAAGCAGAGCTTGGGAACCCGTTCTTTTACAGTGGTTACAATAATGACATCAATAACCAAAATAATACCCATTTTCAATATGGAACAAATGCTGATGACATGATGGATGATTTCCTGAATTCGATACTGATTGACCCAGTGGAGCAGAACTCTGGTGGTCTGTATGGAGTGCCATCTGTTGAAAGTCCCAAGTACATAAACATGCTGACGTTAGACAAGGATTGTATCTCAAGTAGCGAATCGGAGGCTGAGGTTGCGTCCCTTTGCCAG AAATATCCAAGTGTTCCAGAAGGTGAATTATTTGAGGATAAGAACAAACTAGAATCTCCTTCACAGAGTGAAGTTACATCTAAAGTGGCAGATGTGGATGCCTCCCATTTGCATGTTAACCCTGCTGTGGGCAATGAAACCACCCTTGGCACAGGGATCAAGATAAGGGCTCGCCAACCTTTACAGCAACGTAGTGCCCAACACTATGAAGCACATGGAACCGCTCCTTGGAGAATTCGTTTGCAGATGAATCATCAAGTTGGATCAGTTCAGTGCAATCTTCCCAAGATTTCAAGTGAGGATGACATACATGAAGGGAGTCCACAATTGCCCGAG GGTGACAAAGCTACGAATGTGCAAAAAATAGTTGAGGAATCGTTAACATGCGATGAATCAAATAAGAACTCATCATCCCAGCATGCGAGTGCCCTTGATTCACCTGAAAACGACTTAGAAGACACTGCATCTTCCAGTTCTAAATACACGACCTCACCTTCGGTTATATCTTCTCTTTACATGCAAAAGGTGCTTGTGGCCTTCAGTCTTACCGCGCTAGTCCTTGGAATATTCGGATATTTCAAATTTGGGATGGGAACTAAATAG
- the LOC140871514 gene encoding peroxidase 5-like, with protein MLPKVLILVFLCIGWSQVEAQLRVDYYNKTCPNAESIIWEEVEEAFFRDKGIAPGLVRMHFHDCFVRGCDGSILIKTTPGNKAEEDGPPNAGTLRGFEVIDSAKARLEQECRGVVSCADILAYAARDSVFITRGLGWDVPAGRRDGRISRAEETVDIPAPFFNLNQLTQSFAKKNLSQDDMIALSGAHTIGRAHCTSFSNRLYNFDSTNRPDPTLSPLYAFILRLQCPRNPQGTVDADRVVQMNLSPATFENSYYTNVLHNGGLFTSDQTLTTSPESLAEVREYAMSNRRWLRDFAESMIKMSKIQVLTGSAGEIRVNCRVINS; from the exons atgtTACCAAAAGTTTTGATCTTGGTTTTCTTATGCATTGGGTGGTCTCAAGTTGAAGCTCAGCTTCGCGTAGATTACTACAACAAGACGTGTCCGAATGCGGAATCAATCATATGGGAGGAAGTTGAAGAGGCATTTTTCAGAGACAAAGGGATCGCTCCTGGTCTAGTTAGAATGCATTTTCATGACTGCTTTGTTAGG GGTTGTGATGGATCCATCCTTATAAAAACGACACCGGGGAACAAGGCGGAGGAGGATGGCCCTCCAAATGCAGGTACTCTACGAGGTTTCGAGGTGATCGACAGTGCCAAAGCCAGATTAGAACAAGAATGCAGAGGAGTAGTCTCATGTGCTGATATTTTGGCATATGCAGCAAGGGACTCTGTTTTCATT ACGAGAGGGCTCGGGTGGGACGTCCCAGCGGGGAGAAGAGACGGGCGTATTTCAAGAGCTGAAGAGACTGTCGATATACCTGCACCATTCTTTAACCTCAACCAACTCACTCAGTCTTTTGCCAAGAAAAACTTGTCACAGGACGATATGATAGCACTCTCAG GGGCACATACCATCGGACGTGCTCACTGCACATCTTTCAGCAACAGATTATACAATTTTGACTCCACCAATCGCCCTGATCCGACGTTAAGTCCTTTGTATGCTTTCATACTGAGGCTGCAGTGTCCTAGGAATCCTCAGGGAACCGTCGATGCCGACAGGGTCGTTCAAATGAACTTGAGCCCCGCAACCTTCGAAAACAGTTATTACACTAATGTTTTACACAACGGTGGGCTGTTTACCTCGGATCAAACGCTAACCACTAGCCCCGAGTCTCTAGCAGAAGTTCGTGAATATGCTATGAGTAACAGGAGATGGTTACGGGATTTCGCTGAGTCCATGATCAAGATGAGCAAGATTCAAGTTCTTACAGGAAGTGCTGGAGAGATTCGTGTGAATTGTAGGGTGATCAACTCATGA
- the LOC140871513 gene encoding peroxidase 5-like codes for MWSQVEARLRVDFYSNTCPNAESIIWEEVKGAFLRDHGIAPGLVRIHFHDCFVRGCDGSILIKTTPGNKAEEDGPPNTGVLRGFEVIDSAKARLEQECRGVVSCADILAYAARDSVVITAGLGWDVPAGRRDGRISRAEETNDIPDPFFNLDKLTQSFAKKNLSQEDMIALSGAHTIGRAHCASFSDRLYDFNSTNGPDPSIHTLYAYMLRLQCPRNPQGTVDPDRVVQMDLTPTTFENSYYANVLHNGGLFTSDQALTTSPESLAEVQEYAVSNSKWLHDFAESMIKMSKIQVLTGSAGEIRVNCRVINS; via the exons ATGTGGTCTCAAGTTGAAGCCCGGCTTCGAGTAGATTTCTATAGCAATACGTGTCCAAATGCTGAATCAATCATTTGGGAGGAAGTTAAAGGGGCATTTTTGAGAGACCACGGGATTGCTCCTGGTCTAGTTAGAATACATTTTCATGACTGCTTTGTTAGG GGTTGTGATGGATCCATCCTTATAAAAACGACACCGGGGAACAAGGCGGAGGAGGATGGCCCTCCAAACACAGGTGTTCTACGAGGTTTTGAGGTGATCGACAGTGCCAAAGCCAGATTAGAACAAGAATGCAGAGGAGTAGTCTCATGCGCTGATATTTTGGCATATGCAGCAAGGGACTCTGTTGTCATT ACGGCAGGGCTTGGGTGGGACGTCCCAGCAGGGCGAAGAGACGGGCGTATTTCAAGAGCTGAAGAGACTAATGATATACCTGATCCATTCTTTAACCTTGACAAACTAACTCAGTCTTTTGCCAAGAAAAACTTATCACAGGAAGATATGATAGCACTCTCAG GGGCACACACCATTGGACGCGCTCACTGCGCATCTTTCAGCGACAGATTATACGATTTCAACTCAACCAATGGCCCCGATCCATCGATACATACCTTGTATGCCTACATGTTGAGGCTGCAGTGTCCTAGGAATCCTCAGGGAACGGTTGATCCCGACAGGGTCGTTCAAATGGACTTGACCCCCACAACCTTCGAAAATAGTTATTACGCTAATGTTTTACACAACGGTGGGCTGTTTACCTCGGATCAAGCACTAACCACGAGCCCCGAGTCTCTAGCAGAAGTTCAAGAATATGCTGTGAGTAACAGTAAATGGTTACATGATTTTGCCGAGTCCATGATCAAGATGAGCAAGATTCAAGTTCTTACAGGAAGTGCTGGAGAGATTCGTGTGAATTGTAGAGTTATCAACTCATGA